The DNA region ACGAGGCACAGGCTTTCAGAAAAGAACTGGGACTAAGCGAGGAGAGTTTAAGGGAAAGCGTGGTAGCTAAAATCTTTGAATCGCTTCGGCTAACCACATTTTACACTGCCAACCAGAACGAAGCTCGGGCACACGCAGTTCCTCATGGTGCAACGGCTATTGAGGCTGCGGCGAAAGTTCACACAGACATAGCCAAAGGGTTCATATGCGCTGAGGTGGCAAAAATTGATGATGTGATTCAAGCGGGCGGATTCGCAAAAGCAAAAACGAAAAATATGGTAAAAAGAGCTGACAAAAATTACACAGTTCAGGACGGCGATGTAATATTTTTCCGCTTCAATGTCTGAACACCAACGCCAAAACCATATGATTTGACATGTGGGAAAAGTATCGTATTTTAATAAAGGGTTAAGATGGAAAAGGAAAAAATAAGCGAGAATTATTCGGAAGAAGGGGCATATTGTCCTTCATGCGGGCGCTATGTGGGGAATTACGATGTTTGTCCGTATTGCGGCGCCCATGTTAGAACGCGGGTTTCGCTCAAAGTGCTCAAAATAACTGCTATAACAATATCTATTATCGGTCTATTTTTGCTATGGTGGGTTACGAGCCAGAAATCTGTGCCAACTCTTGTGGCAAGCGAAATCCAGCCAACATCAAACTTTTCGTATGTTCAGATGAAGGGGGTGGTAACAAAAGCACCAGCATATGATTCCCTTTCCCAAACGCTCTCTTTCCCCATAGACGACGGCACAGGCAGAATCTGGATAAAAGCCTACGGCAAGCAGGCAGAAGAAATAGTGTCAACTAACAAACTGCCCAAGCCCGGCGACACCGTCTCAATAGAAGGAACGATACGAATAAAAGGTGACTTCAAATACATGATAATAAATCTTCCTGAAAAACTTTCCATAAAAGTTCCCGAGCCTATCGAACTGAACATTTCTGAGCTCTCCGATTCACTCTTGGGCGCAGTGGTCAAAACGAGCGGAGTGGTAAGTTATATCAAAAGCTACGACAATCTGACGAAGATAAAACTGTGTCAACCCGAAAAGCGGAAACAATGCATAGATGTAACATTCTTCTACAGTTCATTCCCACAATACAGGGATTCACTCATTTTCTACTACGGTGACACGGTAAAGCTTACCGCTATGCTAAGCATGTATCGTGACCGACTCGTGCTAACTCCGCGCTCGGTCGAGGAAACGAAAGTAATACCCGGCACGAGAAAGCCAAGGAAGTCAGCAAAACCACCGGAGAACGCACCGAAAGTCAAAATCTCAGAACTATCGAGGTCAATGCTGGGTGAGTTCGTGAAAGTTGATGGTGTTATAACGCGAATCCGTGACATAAAGGGCGGAGTGCTCGTAACCATCGATGACGGCACAGGGCGAATGACATTCCCGATATGGCAAAGTGTCCTCGACCACATACCCGACAAAGAGCTTCTTGCAAAAGGCGCAACGATAGAATTTGCGGGCAAAGTAAAGGAATACCGCGGAAGGCTTGAAGTAGTGCCTACATGGGGGCAAAGCGTAAAGATAAAGAAGGGCGAAGGCGAATTAACTGAAAACATTGCCGAAAAGGTCGAGCAAGAAACAGACGAGGAACCGCTTCTTATCAACCTTCTTGAGCTCGATAGGTCGCTTCTCGGGCAAAAAGTAACGGTTGAGGGAGAAATAACGAGGATAAAGCCTATAAGGGGCGGGATACTTATAACAATTCGCCAGGGCGACGAATACATGACCACACCACTTTGGGACAGAGTTCTTGAAACCTCAAAAGATGCTGACCGTTTGAAAAAAGGCGCAAAAATAAGACTTACTGGTATCGTCAAGGAATACCGAGGGCGTCTTGAGGTAGTGCCCCAGAAGGGGAGCGATGTGGTGGTGAGGTAGGAAAATTTTCCGTTTTCAACCGCAAAAAAGTCAATTGAGCATCGTTCAAACTATCCAGCGATTAAAGCGTGACAGAAAAAAATATGCTTGGTTAAAGAATTTTGGATCCAGTTTCAAATGATAACAATTAAATTTAACCTTGAACTGAATTATTATTGAATTAATATCATAGTAATTTGTTACTGAGTAAAAACCATCAAAGAAGGTGAGCTATGGGCACAATGATAAAGAGAAAGGTAACTTTCGCCGAGGACGAGTTAATGCCAATAGACGATGACATACTAAGAATTATATCTGATTTTTCGGAACTGAGGTTCCCAACATTCATCGAGCACACGAGAAAGTGGCATCCACCGGTGGATGTCGTCGAAGACGAGGATAGACTTATAATACTGGTTGACCTCGCCGGAATACTTGTCGAGGATGTGAGGGTAAAAAAAGAGGGAAACACTATAATAATACAGGGCATAAGAAGGCAGCTTCTCCCATTAAAAAACCCGGTTTATCATCATATGGAAATAGACTACGGCGAGTTCGAGCGCGGAATAAGAATCCCAAGAAAATTCCAGAATGGTGAAATAAAAGCTTCCTACAAGGATGGATTTATGAAAATAGAGATAAAGCTTCCCGAACATTACGAGAGAAGAATAGAAGTGGAGTAAACTCATGGCTAATGAAGGTAAAATATTCGAGCTTCCGCTGTTGCCTCTTCCGAGGGGATTGGTGGTTTTCCCGGGGCAACTTCAACCGCTCGCTGCGGTAGAGGAAAGCGATGTAAAGCTCATAAACGATGTCCTTTCCAAGGACAAGACTTTGGCGCTTTTTGCCGTTAAGCCACCCGAGCTCGTCGAGAAAGAATCTATAGAAAACATAGTCTATCCGGTAGGTTGCCGCGCTGTGATACTGAAAATGGTCCGTCTCCCCGATGGGACGATAAAGTTCCTCACGAATGCACTTACTCGCGTGAAAATACTTGAAATAACCCAAAAGGAACCATACCCCAAGGCGCGGGTTCAGGAACTTATCGAGGAAGTAGCAAACGACGCAGAAGAAGCAGCATTAATGAGAACCGCCCTCGAAATTTTCGAGGAAGTAGTATCGATAGCGCCATATCTTCCTGATGAGATAAAACTTGCGGCACGAGCCATGACCGAACCCGGCAGACTGGCGGATCTTATAACAGCAAACCTTAACATCCCCCCCGAAGAAAAACAAAAAGCACTCGAAGAATTGTCCACAAAGAAGCGCCTTGAGCATGTCATATCGCTGTTACGAAAAGAGCTAACCGTTCTTAAACTTACGCGGGACATACAAAGCAAGACTGCGGCAGAACTCGAGAAAGCGCAAAGAGAATACTTCCTTCGCGAACAGCTAAAACAAATTCAAAAAGAGCTTGGTGAGGAGACCACCCAGAAAGAGATCGAGGAACTGCGCAAGAAAATCGAAGAATCTGGCATGCACGAAGAAGCCAAAGAGGTCGCTTTAAGGGAGCTCAACCGTCTCGCGCGGATGAATCCCGCATCTCCGGAATATACCGTAGCGAGAACCTATCTCGACTGGCTAATAAACATGCCATGGAACATCTCAACCCAGGACCGCATAGACATAGCCGAAGCGAGAAAAATACTTGATGAGGACCACTACGACCTCGACAAGATAAAAGAGCGAATCCTAGAATTCCTCGCCGTAAGGAAGCTAAACCCAGATGTAAAATCGCCCATACTCCTTTTCGTCGGACCACCCGGCGTGGGTAAAACATCGCTCGGACAATCCATAGCGAAAGCATTAGGTCGAAAGTTCGTGAGGATATCGCTTGGTGGTATGCGCGACGAGGCGGAAATAAGAGGACACAGAAGAACATATGTTGGTGCACTTCCGGGAAGGATTATTCAGGGCATAAAGCGAGCAGGAACAAATAACCCGGTATTCATGCTGGATGAGGTGGACAAAATCGGTCAGGACTTTCGTGGCGACCCTGCGTCAGCTTTGCTTGAGGTGCTCGACCCAGAACAAAACCATGCCTTCATCGACCATTATCTCGATGTGCCATTTGATCTATCAAAAGTGATATTCATAGCCACTGCGAACTACATCGACCCCATTCCGCGCGTCCTTCTCGACAGAATGGAAGTGCTAAGACTGCCCGGCTACACCGACCTTGAAAAACTTCAGATAGCAAAGAAATACCTCATACCAAAAGAGATCAAAAATCACGGGCTGACGAGAAAGCAAATAAGATTCACGGATAAAGCGATAAAGTTTATTATAAACTCTTACACTCGCGAGGCAGGGCTTAGAAACCTCGACAGAGCTATAGAATCCATATGCCGCAAGGTCGCCAAGGAAATAGCAGAAGGCAAGACCGAGAAGGTAAGTGTGACAATGGATGTTGTTCGCAAGTATCTTGGGCCGGAAAAGTACATCCAGGAAAAAATTCTAATAAAGCCCAAAGTTGGGGTTGCCACTGGACTCGCATGGACGCCGTATGGCGGAGAGGTGCTTCTTGTCGAGGCGACTGTAATGCCCGGAAAGGGGAGGCTTATACTGACCGGAAGCCTTGGCGAGGTGATGAAAGAATCAGCACAAATAGCGCTATCATATGTTCGCTCACATGCCTCTGAACTCGAGATAGACGAGGAAATATTCGACAAAAGCGATGTGCACATTCATGTCCCAGCAGGCGCGATTCCAAAAGATGGACCATCGGCAGGCGTAACGATGATCACAGCGTTGGTTTCGCGGCTCGTCGGTCGTCCGCCCAAAGAGGGCATAGCGATGACCGGTGAAATAACTTTGCGCGGTGATATACTGCCTATAGGCGGTCTTAAGGAGAAATCATTGGCTGCCCACCGCGTTAAAATAAAGAAAATTCTAATCCCCGAATTTAACATGAAAGACCTCGAAGAACTACCCGAGGAAATCCTCAACCAAATAGAATTTATCCCCGTTGAAACCATCGAAGAAGTCCTCTGGTATACTTTGGGGATAAAATTTGGTGTTCTGGAACGCGCTTCCAGAAAGAAAGAGAAGGCAAAAATATGAAAGACGACCTTATCAAGCTCATGAACTCCTCCCCCGAAAGCTTGGAGCTGGAGCTTGCGAACATAGCCAGCGTATTTGAGATACAATTGCCAGAAAAAGTTCATAAACTTATCTCTAAGATAAAAGAGATTCAATCTTACAAAAATATTGATAACTTTTACAAAAACGCTCCTGAGGAACTTTGCAAACCTCAACTTATACTTGAGCTATCGGACTTTGTAGATTACTGGAACAAGCTCATATCAAAGCGAGACGAACTCGCGCATGCTGCCAAATTCCTTACCGAAGCAGTTCTGCCTCCCGGAAACCTTAGACTCTCGTTTATGGCTAAAACCCTGTCGGCTATGGCGGAATCGATTTTTACCTCACCTCTGGTGGACGAATTCATAGAAAGATTCGAGGCATTGCTATGCGAATATACCGCTGAATACCTGAAATTTCATGTGGAACACAATAGAAATCTAGAGAAGTTATCAGACAAAATCGATGAACTAAAAAGCAGACTCGAGATAATCTGTGCACTCGCAGAGATAGAGCTTCTGAAAAACTATTGTGAGACAAAGGACAGGGAAGAGTTCGAGCTTCTTTTGCCCGGATGGGAACCATGCAAATACATTCCTAAGGCTGAGGACATAGAGCAAGAATTTGTTTGCCCCGAGTGCCACCGAACATTCACTGATGCAGGTATAATCACAGTATTCGACGATATCTACAGAAAATGGGAAACAGTCTTTCTTCGATGCATGAGAGCGCTATCGTATAACCTCTCCAAGGTAATACTCGAATCGGAAAAGGACCCGTTAAAGTCTCTTTTAGACTCGGTAGCGGTGTCCGACCTTTCGAAAATTCGCTCGATAATGTCCCCGGAACTTCTCGAAAGAATAAAAAAGATTCTGGGCGAAAGTTCAAGCTCCGAATAGAAAATTAACGGTACGGTTTTTATTTGTGCCGCTCAAACTTGCTTGCGTCATCGACTTCATGAACTAACTTACACTTATGGACATTGAGGGCTACAAATATGTGATTTCAGCAATTCTTTTGGCACTTCTTGGCTACATCGCTGGTGGAATTATCGGGAATGTTGTGTTGTGGCTCGGGATTGCATCCGCGTTGTTCATCTCCTTTTTCTTCCGCGACCCAGAGCGCAAGATAACCGCAGGCAAAGGTGTTGTGCTCTCCCCGGCAGATGGCAGGGTGGTGGCGTGCGACAAACGCTCGGATGGGAAAAAAGAGATTGCCATATTTATGTCCCTTTTTAATGTCCATGTCAACCGGAGCCCCGTATCGGGTGAGGTCACATCTGTAAAGTATGAGAGAGGGAAGTTTTTCGTTGCATCAAAAGACGAAGCAAGCGAACAAAACGAGCGCAACGAGATTACTATAAAAACCGAACACGGCGACATAATTGTTCGTCAGATAGCAGGATTTTTAGCAAGGCGAATAGTATGCAGGGTAAAAGCTGGCGATAGGCTTAGCATAGGCGAACGGTTAGGCATAATAAAGTTTGGCTCAAGAGTTGAGGTGGTTTTGCCGGAGACAGCGCATCTTATGGTCGATAAGGGAGACAGGGTTGTTGGTGGACGCACGATAATAGCCAAATTCTAAGTTTATGAACACCAAAATTCAGGAAAAAAAGCTAACTTTAAGACGCATTAGACGGAAAAGTCAGTTCATGCCCATTGTCCCGGGTATCTTCACGGTCGGAAATGTGATAAGCGGATTCATATCGCTCGTGCTCTCTCTTTCGGGCAACTTCGTCAGCGCTTCATTCCTAATTATCCTTGGTGTCATATTTGACCTTCTCGATGGTAAAATAGCCCGCATGACCCATGCCACATCTCGCTTCGGTGTCGAATTCGACAGCCTTGCTGACTTCCTGACATTCGGA from bacterium includes:
- a CDS encoding phosphatidylserine decarboxylase family protein, which produces MDIEGYKYVISAILLALLGYIAGGIIGNVVLWLGIASALFISFFFRDPERKITAGKGVVLSPADGRVVACDKRSDGKKEIAIFMSLFNVHVNRSPVSGEVTSVKYERGKFFVASKDEASEQNERNEITIKTEHGDIIVRQIAGFLARRIVCRVKAGDRLSIGERLGIIKFGSRVEVVLPETAHLMVDKGDRVVGGRTIIAKF
- a CDS encoding Hsp20/alpha crystallin family protein, with translation MGTMIKRKVTFAEDELMPIDDDILRIISDFSELRFPTFIEHTRKWHPPVDVVEDEDRLIILVDLAGILVEDVRVKKEGNTIIIQGIRRQLLPLKNPVYHHMEIDYGEFERGIRIPRKFQNGEIKASYKDGFMKIEIKLPEHYERRIEVE
- the lon gene encoding endopeptidase La, with product MANEGKIFELPLLPLPRGLVVFPGQLQPLAAVEESDVKLINDVLSKDKTLALFAVKPPELVEKESIENIVYPVGCRAVILKMVRLPDGTIKFLTNALTRVKILEITQKEPYPKARVQELIEEVANDAEEAALMRTALEIFEEVVSIAPYLPDEIKLAARAMTEPGRLADLITANLNIPPEEKQKALEELSTKKRLEHVISLLRKELTVLKLTRDIQSKTAAELEKAQREYFLREQLKQIQKELGEETTQKEIEELRKKIEESGMHEEAKEVALRELNRLARMNPASPEYTVARTYLDWLINMPWNISTQDRIDIAEARKILDEDHYDLDKIKERILEFLAVRKLNPDVKSPILLFVGPPGVGKTSLGQSIAKALGRKFVRISLGGMRDEAEIRGHRRTYVGALPGRIIQGIKRAGTNNPVFMLDEVDKIGQDFRGDPASALLEVLDPEQNHAFIDHYLDVPFDLSKVIFIATANYIDPIPRVLLDRMEVLRLPGYTDLEKLQIAKKYLIPKEIKNHGLTRKQIRFTDKAIKFIINSYTREAGLRNLDRAIESICRKVAKEIAEGKTEKVSVTMDVVRKYLGPEKYIQEKILIKPKVGVATGLAWTPYGGEVLLVEATVMPGKGRLILTGSLGEVMKESAQIALSYVRSHASELEIDEEIFDKSDVHIHVPAGAIPKDGPSAGVTMITALVSRLVGRPPKEGIAMTGEITLRGDILPIGGLKEKSLAAHRVKIKKILIPEFNMKDLEELPEEILNQIEFIPVETIEEVLWYTLGIKFGVLERASRKKEKAKI